A window of the Polaribacter batillariae genome harbors these coding sequences:
- a CDS encoding Xaa-Pro dipeptidyl-peptidase, giving the protein MKKTILILFIAFISQIQAQEKAVPVFKDGEAQIVEAFNDPSKWIRHDLWVETTFDSDGDGKLDRMHVDVTRPAQTETEGLKLPVIYESSPYYSGVASGGRELFWNVKHELGEKVPNPVHPNVIRRGKRPIISNSQIKTWVPRGYIVVHSSSPGTGLSDGTPTVGGDNESLAPKAVIDWLNGRAKGFKEREGNEEVKAYWTTGKVGMTGTSYNGTIPLAAATTGVDGLEAIIPVAPNTSYYHYYRSNGLVRSPGGYLGEDIDVLYDFIHSGKEENRARNNKIVRDTEMANGMDRETGDYNDFWAERDYINDMKPMKAALLMSHGFNDWNVMPEHSYRIYKKASEMGLPTQIYYHQNGHGGPPPIKMMNRWFTHYLHGIDNGVENDAKAWIVRENDNQNEPTAYPEYPNPKAENVTFYLNAGAPKAGSLSLTKSSKKEKETLVDNYSFSAESLAKADYTNHRLLYVTPILKEDVHISGLPSITIKAASSKEAVNLSVYLVSLPWNSGRRTKITDNIITRGWADLQNYKSLTSSKPLKPAKFYEMTFDLQPDDQIIKKGQQIGLMIFSSDAEYTILPKPGTELTVDLSGTKITIPIVGGKDVFKKSVE; this is encoded by the coding sequence ATGAAAAAAACAATTCTAATTTTATTCATTGCTTTTATTTCCCAAATTCAAGCACAAGAAAAAGCTGTTCCTGTTTTTAAAGATGGAGAAGCACAAATAGTAGAGGCATTTAACGACCCAAGCAAATGGATTCGCCATGATTTATGGGTAGAAACTACTTTCGATTCTGATGGAGATGGAAAATTAGACAGAATGCATGTAGATGTAACAAGACCTGCACAAACTGAAACAGAAGGGTTAAAACTACCTGTAATTTATGAATCAAGTCCTTATTATTCTGGAGTTGCTTCTGGTGGAAGAGAATTGTTTTGGAATGTAAAACATGAATTGGGAGAAAAAGTGCCAAATCCTGTTCATCCAAATGTTATCAGAAGGGGAAAAAGACCCATTATTTCGAATTCTCAAATTAAAACTTGGGTGCCTAGAGGCTACATTGTAGTACACTCTTCTTCTCCTGGAACTGGTTTGTCTGATGGAACACCAACTGTTGGTGGAGACAACGAATCTTTAGCGCCAAAAGCTGTAATCGATTGGTTAAATGGACGCGCAAAAGGTTTTAAAGAAAGAGAAGGAAATGAAGAAGTAAAAGCTTATTGGACTACAGGAAAAGTGGGTATGACTGGAACTTCTTACAATGGGACAATTCCCTTAGCAGCAGCTACCACAGGTGTTGATGGTTTGGAAGCAATAATTCCTGTTGCGCCTAATACCTCTTATTATCATTATTATCGCTCAAATGGTTTGGTGCGTTCTCCTGGAGGATATCTAGGAGAAGATATCGATGTTTTGTATGATTTTATTCACAGTGGAAAAGAAGAAAACAGAGCCAGAAATAACAAAATTGTTCGAGATACAGAAATGGCGAATGGAATGGATAGAGAAACTGGTGATTATAACGATTTTTGGGCAGAAAGAGATTACATCAACGATATGAAACCAATGAAAGCTGCATTGTTAATGTCTCATGGTTTTAACGATTGGAATGTAATGCCAGAACATAGTTATAGAATCTATAAAAAAGCATCTGAAATGGGTTTGCCAACTCAAATTTACTATCATCAAAATGGCCATGGAGGGCCACCACCAATAAAAATGATGAATCGTTGGTTTACACATTATTTACATGGTATAGACAATGGTGTAGAAAATGATGCAAAAGCATGGATTGTTCGAGAAAACGATAACCAAAACGAACCAACTGCTTACCCTGAATATCCAAACCCAAAAGCAGAAAATGTTACTTTTTATTTAAATGCAGGCGCTCCAAAAGCTGGAAGTTTATCATTAACAAAATCTTCAAAAAAAGAAAAAGAAACTTTGGTAGATAACTATTCTTTTTCAGCAGAATCTTTAGCAAAAGCAGACTATACAAACCATCGTTTATTATATGTAACTCCAATTTTAAAAGAAGATGTGCATATTTCTGGTTTGCCATCCATAACTATTAAAGCTGCAAGTTCTAAAGAAGCTGTAAACTTATCTGTTTACTTAGTTTCTTTGCCTTGGAATTCAGGAAGAAGAACCAAAATTACAGATAACATTATTACACGTGGTTGGGCAGATTTACAAAACTATAAGTCTCTAACAAGCAGTAAGCCATTAAAACCTGCTAAATTTTACGAAATGACTTTCGACTTACAACCAGATGATCAAATTATTAAAAAAGGACAACAAATAGGTTTGATGATTTTCTCTAGCGATGCTGAATATACGATATTGCCAAAACCCGGAACCGAGTTAACTGTAGATTTATCTGGCACTAAAATTACCATTCCTATTGTTGGAGGAAAAGATGTTTTTAAAAAATCTGTTGAATAA
- a CDS encoding CocE/NonD family hydrolase — protein MKKHLILFVFSFLLFTNCDKAKKEETPKKITYVADNYTKKEVDIEMRDGTKLHTTIYSPKDTSKKYPILMQRTPYSSAPYGEGNMKTKIGPNVHLMKEGNIIVYQDVRGRWMSEGIYDNMRAYIPNKKENESDEVSDTYDTIDWLIKNVENNNGNVGTWGISYPGHYATVSTIDAHPALKAASPQACIGDFFFDDFHHNGAFLLSYFRAISLFGTYKDTPTDSAWYSFPKMNSQDQYQFFLDKGPLKNLNEYFKYDKLDVANTSKKEIIDDFFWKEITEHPNYDSVWQSKGIIQHLNKVPSSVATMIVGGWFDAEDLYGPLETYKGIEKHGKDNYNTLVFGPWDHGKWASSGVKNYVGNYYFGDSISLKFQKEIETKFFNHFLKENGDKNSGLPEAYVFDSGKKEWQSYDAWPPKNVVREDWFLSENQKLTSTKKSTEKINFISDIKRPVPYSEDIKTVFTPRKYMTDDQRFAARRPDVLVFETDVLTEDYTLAGDILAKLKVATTGTAADWIVKIVDVHPTDLKDDAKNNKLQDHLKMSNYHLMVRSEVLRGRFRNSFENPEPFVPNKKTDVNIKLQDVFHTFKKGHKLQVQVQSTWFPLIDLNPQTYVDNIYKANEKDFKTQTHTVFTDSSIEFSVLK, from the coding sequence ATGAAAAAACATCTTATTCTTTTCGTTTTTAGTTTTTTGCTATTTACCAATTGCGATAAAGCTAAAAAAGAAGAAACACCGAAAAAAATTACGTATGTCGCAGATAATTATACCAAAAAAGAGGTGGACATAGAAATGCGTGATGGAACCAAACTTCACACAACCATTTATTCTCCAAAAGATACTTCTAAAAAATATCCTATTTTAATGCAAAGAACACCTTACAGTTCTGCGCCTTATGGAGAAGGAAATATGAAAACTAAAATTGGACCAAATGTGCATTTAATGAAAGAAGGCAACATTATTGTGTACCAAGATGTGCGTGGACGCTGGATGAGTGAAGGTATTTACGACAACATGCGTGCGTACATTCCCAACAAAAAAGAAAATGAATCTGATGAAGTTTCAGATACATACGACACCATTGATTGGCTGATAAAAAACGTAGAAAACAACAACGGAAATGTCGGAACTTGGGGAATTTCTTATCCTGGACATTATGCAACCGTTTCTACCATAGATGCGCACCCTGCTTTAAAAGCCGCTTCTCCTCAGGCATGTATTGGCGATTTTTTCTTTGATGATTTTCATCATAATGGCGCATTTTTATTGAGTTATTTTAGAGCGATTTCACTTTTTGGAACTTACAAAGACACGCCTACAGATAGCGCTTGGTATTCTTTTCCAAAAATGAATTCGCAAGATCAATATCAATTTTTCTTGGACAAAGGTCCTTTAAAAAACTTAAACGAATATTTTAAATATGACAAATTAGATGTTGCAAATACTTCTAAAAAAGAAATAATAGACGACTTTTTCTGGAAAGAAATTACAGAACACCCCAATTACGATTCTGTTTGGCAAAGCAAAGGAATTATACAGCATTTAAATAAAGTACCTTCTTCTGTAGCAACTATGATTGTTGGGGGTTGGTTTGATGCTGAAGATTTATACGGACCTTTAGAAACTTATAAAGGAATCGAAAAACACGGAAAAGACAATTACAACACGTTGGTTTTTGGTCCTTGGGATCATGGAAAATGGGCAAGTTCTGGCGTAAAAAATTATGTAGGCAATTATTATTTTGGCGATTCTATCTCTTTAAAATTTCAAAAAGAAATCGAAACGAAGTTTTTTAATCATTTCTTAAAAGAAAATGGCGATAAAAATTCTGGTTTGCCTGAAGCTTATGTTTTCGATTCTGGTAAAAAAGAATGGCAATCTTATGATGCGTGGCCTCCTAAAAATGTGGTAAGGGAAGATTGGTTCTTGTCTGAAAATCAAAAATTGACTTCAACAAAAAAATCAACAGAAAAAATTAATTTTATTAGTGATATTAAACGTCCTGTACCCTATTCCGAAGATATAAAAACGGTTTTTACACCAAGAAAATACATGACAGACGACCAACGTTTTGCCGCAAGAAGACCCGATGTTTTGGTTTTTGAAACTGATGTTTTAACGGAAGATTACACTTTAGCGGGCGATATTTTAGCAAAATTAAAAGTAGCGACTACAGGAACTGCTGCAGATTGGATTGTAAAGATTGTTGATGTACATCCAACAGATTTAAAAGATGATGCAAAAAACAACAAACTACAAGATCATTTAAAAATGAGCAATTATCATTTAATGGTTAGAAGCGAAGTTTTACGCGGTCGTTTTAGAAATAGTTTTGAAAACCCAGAACCTTTTGTTCCTAATAAAAAGACAGACGTAAATATCAAATTACAAGACGTTTTTCATACCTTTAAAAAAGGTCATAAACTACAAGTTCAAGTACAAAGTACTTGGTTTCCGTTAATAGATTTAAATCCGCAAACATATGTAGATAATATTTACAAAGCCAACGAAAAAGATTTTAAAACCCAAACACACACCGTTTTTACAGATTCATCTATTGAGTTTTCTGTATTAAAATAA